In Spiroplasma litorale, a single genomic region encodes these proteins:
- a CDS encoding aldo/keto reductase, translated as MINILNEKYIMNNNLEIPKVGLGTYKLTNELEGVELIKAAITAGYRLIDTAKVYENHKIIARAIKECDVKRKDLFITSKIWNKDHKYEDAKLAIDTILNELELDYIDLILVHWPTKYRNECYKALEEAVEEGKVKSIGVSNYQKHHIEELISICKIKPVINQIELHPALRNQEVVNTCKKHNILVESWGTMIRGKCFEIEQIKKLALKYNKSEPQICLRWAYQNGYVIIPKTSKPSRVVENTMIYDFQLNDEDIDLINSINEFRDGPDPDNFNF; from the coding sequence ATGATTAATATTTTAAATGAAAAATATATTATGAATAATAATTTGGAAATACCAAAAGTTGGTTTAGGAACTTATAAACTAACTAACGAACTAGAAGGAGTTGAATTAATAAAAGCTGCAATAACAGCAGGTTATAGACTCATTGATACTGCAAAAGTATATGAAAATCATAAAATTATTGCAAGAGCAATTAAAGAATGTGATGTAAAAAGAAAAGATTTATTTATAACTTCAAAAATATGAAATAAAGATCATAAATATGAGGATGCAAAATTAGCTATAGATACAATTTTAAATGAGCTTGAATTAGACTATATTGATTTGATATTAGTTCATTGACCTACAAAGTATAGAAATGAATGTTATAAGGCTTTAGAAGAAGCAGTTGAAGAAGGGAAAGTTAAATCTATAGGTGTTAGTAATTATCAAAAGCATCATATTGAAGAATTAATTTCCATTTGTAAAATAAAACCAGTTATTAATCAAATAGAACTACATCCAGCTTTAAGGAATCAAGAAGTAGTAAATACATGTAAAAAGCATAATATATTGGTTGAATCATGAGGTACTATGATAAGAGGTAAATGTTTTGAAATCGAACAAATAAAAAAACTTGCATTAAAGTATAACAAAAGCGAACCACAAATTTGCTTAAGATGAGCTTATCAAAATGGTTATGTAATAATACCTAAAACTTCTAAACCTTCAAGAGTTGTAGAAAATACAATGATTTATGATTTTCAGTTAAACGATGAAGATATTGATCTTATAAATAGTATTAATGAGTTTAGAGATGGTCCAGATCCAGATAACTTTAATTTTTAA
- a CDS encoding lipoprotein yields the protein MKKILGLLGTVGIISTTTSSIISCGSDDVEGYKTTENKVYTNKNDLNSLEDQISVFFIIGNNNFTDKEYVFEVKAEKENVEVNYFKLKNLSKRSNDYRIYSADLVIEVLESNQKPSKNDKFNIKFCVKDSTNYFGNFELVFTGE from the coding sequence ATGAAAAAAATATTAGGATTATTAGGAACAGTTGGCATTATATCAACAACTACATCAAGCATTATTTCGTGTGGTAGCGATGATGTTGAAGGATATAAAACTACTGAAAATAAAGTATATACAAATAAAAATGACCTTAACAGTTTAGAAGATCAAATCTCAGTTTTTTTTATTATTGGTAATAATAATTTTACAGATAAAGAATATGTATTTGAGGTAAAGGCAGAAAAAGAAAATGTTGAAGTAAATTATTTTAAACTTAAAAATCTATCAAAAAGATCAAATGATTATAGAATCTATTCAGCAGATTTGGTTATAGAAGTCTTAGAGAGCAATCAAAAACCAAGCAAAAACGATAAATTTAATATTAAGTTTTGTGTTAAAGATAGTACAAATTACTTCGGTAACTTTGAACTAGTTTTTACAGGCGAATAG
- a CDS encoding lipoprotein, with protein MKKIIGLLATTSLIASTTTAVVSCGDEESGFTTYKVNVYQDKDDFIGKTDKINFMIIVGNDYYANSEQEFKLMFQGSVKGDDNWVNYSMNPFVSSKISKKDDNNRIYMGQIYFNPNPSEDDKPEQYQKYKVSFSVENSYELDSFQFNYKEK; from the coding sequence ATGAAAAAAATTATAGGTTTATTAGCAACTACTAGTTTAATAGCTTCAACTACTACAGCTGTTGTTTCTTGTGGTGATGAAGAATCTGGATTTACAACTTATAAAGTTAACGTATACCAAGATAAAGATGATTTCATAGGAAAAACTGATAAAATTAATTTTATGATTATAGTTGGAAATGACTATTATGCAAATAGCGAACAAGAATTTAAATTAATGTTTCAAGGTTCGGTAAAAGGTGATGATAATTGAGTGAATTATTCAATGAATCCGTTTGTATCAAGTAAAATTTCAAAAAAAGATGATAACAATAGGATTTACATGGGTCAAATATATTTTAATCCAAATCCTTCTGAAGATGATAAACCAGAACAATATCAAAAATATAAAGTAAGTTTTAGCGTAGAAAATTCATATGAACTTGATTCATTTCAATTTAATTACAAAGAAAAATAA
- a CDS encoding SGNH/GDSL hydrolase family protein, whose protein sequence is MDENGLIIFEIGGNDILDAIQKGLKEKNFEGAKNIIDLAISGINISLEKVMSKGACVLYTTVSDIRLLPLIQGGELNEYGEVTEFSSFINKNEKEMEFINCICDYFYNKIMNTIDLLKNKYKDKIEVFDLYKNFGSLVDEYSKLYRKTFNREVNTLNNYGVDKLIYDNKNKIYTNHNTTIKKIENVNLDDFFYIDNVHPTRYVHQFMGIKIFNKICELWLNGKDQIKEELNIIRN, encoded by the coding sequence ATTGATGAGAATGGATTAATAATATTTGAAATTGGTGGTAATGATATCTTAGATGCAATCCAAAAAGGTTTGAAAGAAAAAAATTTTGAAGGTGCAAAAAATATAATTGACTTAGCAATATCTGGTATAAATATTTCTTTAGAAAAAGTAATGAGCAAGGGTGCTTGCGTGTTATATACAACAGTTTCAGATATAAGATTATTACCTTTGATACAAGGTGGTGAGTTAAACGAATATGGTGAAGTTACTGAATTTTCAAGTTTTATAAACAAAAATGAGAAAGAGATGGAATTTATTAATTGTATTTGTGATTATTTTTACAATAAAATAATGAATACTATCGACTTGTTAAAAAATAAGTATAAAGATAAAATTGAAGTATTTGATTTATATAAAAATTTTGGTTCATTAGTTGATGAATATTCAAAATTATATAGAAAAACTTTTAATAGAGAAGTTAATACATTAAATAACTATGGTGTAGATAAATTAATTTATGATAATAAGAATAAAATTTATACAAACCATAATACTACAATTAAAAAAATTGAAAATGTAAATTTAGATGACTTTTTTTATATTGATAATGTACACCCAACAAGATATGTGCATCAATTTATGGGTATTAAAATATTTAATAAAATTTGTGAGCTTTGATTAAATGGAAAAGATCAAATAAAAGAAGAGTTAAATATAATTAGAAATTAA
- a CDS encoding SGNH/GDSL hydrolase family protein: MKFKNFYVLGNSLSDAGGYKSIAQVILNKTKNKIKYEFGGNFEISNNYPSYSNRTSAVEWVNYYLGFDSPMKPGGAMFLNEDNINGRNYAIGGARSHRDISISFNEINIIDKKMSADLNSQTDSLIE, encoded by the coding sequence ATGAAATTCAAAAATTTTTATGTTTTAGGTAACAGTTTAAGTGATGCTGGAGGTTATAAAAGTATTGCACAAGTTATTTTGAATAAAACAAAAAACAAAATTAAATATGAATTTGGGGGGAATTTTGAAATTTCTAATAATTATCCTTCATATTCAAATAGAACAAGCGCTGTAGAATGAGTTAATTATTATTTAGGATTTGATTCGCCAATGAAACCAGGCGGAGCAATGTTTTTAAACGAAGATAATATTAATGGCAGAAATTATGCTATTGGTGGTGCAAGATCACATAGAGATATTTCGATTTCATTTAACGAAATCAATATTATTGATAAAAAAATGAGTGCAGATTTAAATTCTCAAACTGATTCATTAATAGAATAA
- a CDS encoding cation-translocating P-type ATPase, which yields MEDYLSSDAKSIQEKYKVSLEEGLSSKQLEENYKLYGKNEISTKKQKHWFLIFLKALVEPILLVLLIAAVISVIAQLLSNDWKVEVEEFIDAFVIVAIVLLDAILETIQTIKARKSTDALKSLSKPIAVVIRNGQQQEIPASELTIGDIVVLEAGRYVPADLRIIEQSDLFIDESILTGESIPVAKTHLKITNNTDILAEMKNIAFMSTFTTNGRAIGIVIKIAKETEIGKISESINNSDEELTPLEKKLNKFTYCVAGLSVLIGLLIFITLFFVGNKGAWVNYLMVGITLSIGVIPECLAAIVSITLSLSTKKMASENVIVKKLQAVETLGSVNYICTDKTGTLTQNRMTVKRLIINNSIEDVNKFLYKNETHKDFFMKALVLCNDSITEGEERIGDPTELALVDYAEIHKYDEKLARKKWKRVFEIPFDSERKMMTTVNLIDDENVVFTKGAIDELLKVCSNIMVNGIVRSITSEDINSMMSLYQELSEHALRVLGFAYKNIKDYNNKNLLEKELTFVAAVAMIDPVRESAVRAVQQAHNAGIRVVMITGDHASTALAIAKDLDLAQNQTEVLSSDDLNKMDDDQLAKIIEQIKVFARVNPEHKVRIVDALKKHDYIVSMTGDGVNDAPSLAKADIGVAMGITGTDVAKEAADVILTDDNFETIIKGVNEGRNVYQKIKRAISFIIGVNLANVLAIFILSTINTISPLEATNILWMNLVVESVIALSIGMGSNDPTLMKVKPIKGKNPILQGLWFTFAKIIVFLSIATIGSFYIGMIYTTEAEVLALTDNKYTSWYEALRSSDISYANKSLIQNHGRLTMFVTITSAPCFFANFIKLSNWKSSKKVNVLPNKSLWISSFVSIAINILIIFIPVFNSEVMKLPTLNEYTTKNWYLILFAVLISFIPGLAMLILDGIIFFSYHYLPDPWRRNQLISKEFVNEDIKLKKLKKRQKTKNID from the coding sequence ATGGAAGATTATCTGTCGTCAGATGCAAAATCTATACAAGAAAAATATAAAGTTAGCTTAGAAGAAGGTCTATCTAGTAAACAATTAGAAGAAAATTATAAACTATATGGAAAAAATGAAATATCAACAAAAAAACAAAAACATTGATTTTTAATTTTTTTAAAAGCTCTTGTAGAACCAATTTTATTAGTTTTGCTTATTGCTGCTGTAATTTCTGTAATAGCACAGCTTTTAAGTAACGATTGAAAAGTCGAAGTTGAAGAATTTATTGATGCTTTTGTTATTGTTGCGATTGTTTTATTGGATGCAATTTTAGAAACGATACAAACCATAAAAGCTAGAAAATCAACAGATGCTTTAAAAAGTCTATCAAAACCAATAGCGGTTGTTATTAGAAATGGACAACAACAAGAAATTCCTGCAAGCGAATTAACTATTGGTGATATTGTTGTTCTTGAAGCTGGAAGATACGTACCTGCAGATCTAAGAATAATTGAACAAAGTGATCTTTTTATTGATGAATCAATATTAACAGGTGAATCTATTCCTGTGGCAAAAACGCATTTAAAAATAACTAATAATACGGATATTCTTGCAGAAATGAAAAACATTGCTTTCATGTCAACATTTACAACAAATGGTAGGGCAATAGGTATTGTAATTAAAATTGCTAAAGAAACAGAAATTGGTAAAATTTCAGAATCGATAAATAATAGTGATGAAGAATTGACACCACTAGAAAAAAAATTAAATAAATTTACTTATTGTGTAGCTGGTCTAAGTGTTTTAATAGGTCTTTTAATATTTATTACATTATTTTTTGTTGGAAATAAAGGTGCATGAGTAAATTACTTAATGGTAGGTATAACTTTATCTATTGGTGTAATTCCAGAATGTCTTGCAGCAATTGTATCAATAACATTAAGTTTAAGTACAAAAAAAATGGCATCAGAAAATGTTATTGTAAAAAAATTACAAGCAGTAGAAACATTAGGAAGTGTAAATTATATTTGTACTGATAAAACAGGTACACTAACTCAAAATAGAATGACTGTAAAAAGGTTAATAATTAATAATTCAATAGAGGATGTAAATAAATTCTTATATAAAAATGAAACCCACAAAGATTTTTTTATGAAGGCACTAGTTTTATGTAATGATTCAATTACAGAAGGCGAAGAAAGAATCGGAGATCCAACTGAACTAGCTCTAGTTGACTATGCAGAAATTCATAAATATGATGAAAAATTAGCTAGAAAAAAATGAAAAAGGGTTTTTGAAATACCTTTTGATAGTGAAAGAAAAATGATGACAACCGTCAATCTAATCGACGATGAAAATGTTGTTTTTACTAAAGGTGCAATTGATGAATTATTAAAAGTTTGTAGTAATATAATGGTTAATGGAATAGTTAGATCAATTACAAGTGAAGATATTAATTCAATGATGTCATTGTATCAAGAATTATCAGAGCATGCTTTAAGGGTATTGGGTTTTGCATATAAAAATATAAAAGACTATAATAATAAAAATTTATTAGAAAAAGAACTAACTTTTGTTGCTGCTGTTGCAATGATAGACCCGGTTAGAGAAAGTGCTGTTAGAGCAGTTCAACAAGCACATAATGCTGGTATAAGGGTTGTTATGATTACTGGAGATCATGCTTCAACTGCCTTGGCAATTGCAAAAGATTTAGATTTAGCACAAAATCAAACAGAGGTTTTAAGTTCTGATGATTTAAATAAAATGGATGATGATCAACTAGCAAAAATCATAGAGCAAATAAAAGTTTTTGCTCGTGTAAATCCAGAACATAAAGTTAGAATCGTTGATGCTCTTAAAAAACATGATTATATAGTTTCTATGACAGGTGATGGAGTTAATGATGCACCAAGTTTAGCAAAAGCAGATATTGGTGTAGCCATGGGGATAACTGGTACAGATGTTGCAAAAGAAGCTGCTGATGTTATATTAACAGATGATAATTTTGAAACAATTATAAAAGGTGTAAATGAAGGTAGAAATGTTTATCAAAAAATAAAAAGAGCAATTTCATTTATTATTGGTGTAAATTTAGCAAATGTTCTAGCTATATTTATTCTTTCAACAATTAATACCATTTCTCCTCTTGAAGCAACAAACATATTATGGATGAATTTAGTTGTTGAATCAGTTATAGCATTATCAATAGGTATGGGTTCTAATGACCCAACATTAATGAAAGTAAAACCAATCAAAGGTAAAAATCCGATTCTACAAGGTCTTTGATTCACTTTTGCAAAAATTATTGTATTCTTATCAATTGCAACAATTGGATCATTTTACATTGGTATGATATACACAACTGAGGCTGAGGTATTAGCTTTAACAGATAATAAATATACTTCTTGATACGAAGCTCTTAGATCATCGGATATAAGTTATGCTAATAAGTCATTAATTCAAAATCACGGTAGACTTACAATGTTTGTTACAATTACAAGTGCTCCATGTTTTTTTGCAAATTTTATAAAATTATCAAACTGAAAATCAAGTAAAAAAGTAAATGTACTTCCAAATAAATCATTATGAATTTCTAGCTTTGTTTCAATTGCAATAAATATTTTAATAATATTTATACCCGTATTTAATAGCGAGGTTATGAAATTACCAACTTTGAATGAATACACAACAAAAAATTGATATTTAATTCTATTTGCTGTTTTAATTTCTTTCATTCCTGGTCTTGCAATGTTAATTCTAGATGGAATTATATTTTTTAGTTATCACTATTTACCAGACCCATGAAGAAGAAATCAACTTATTTCTAAAGAATTTGTAAATGAAGATATCAAGCTTAAAAAACTTAAAAAAAGACAAAAAACAAAAAATATTGATTAA
- a CDS encoding DDE-type integrase/transposase/recombinase: protein MSNEITIRKLCKIRKLGKSTYYDWIKNKKPKFKHIDYELLSNIEKSFIDSGKTYGSRRLVIDLNNICSHKKIRRYMIFSNFKVNNYKNPKKTTNHIEKVGKYEKLIKTNADLKKFGDVFSVDITEKVINKSRLYTCGFYNIKHKKIYGLITKTSKGISLVVESFLKMVDELGVFKPNSVIHSDNGSEFKSYTYKLMLMNFDLNISMSRVGRSTDNGYIEGFWSVLKREAIIENKKYKSIEEYVYNFNLYSKFYNERRIKL from the coding sequence TTGAGCAACGAAATAACAATAAGAAAACTTTGCAAAATAAGAAAACTAGGTAAATCAACTTATTATGATTGAATTAAAAATAAAAAACCAAAGTTTAAACATATAGATTATGAATTACTATCAAATATTGAGAAAAGTTTTATTGATTCTGGGAAAACATATGGTTCAAGAAGATTAGTGATTGATTTAAATAATATATGCTCTCATAAAAAAATAAGAAGATATATGATTTTTTCAAATTTTAAAGTAAATAATTACAAAAACCCAAAGAAAACAACAAATCACATAGAAAAAGTTGGTAAATATGAGAAATTAATAAAAACAAACGCAGATTTGAAAAAATTTGGCGATGTTTTTAGTGTTGACATAACAGAAAAAGTTATTAATAAATCAAGACTTTACACTTGTGGTTTTTATAATATTAAGCATAAAAAAATTTATGGATTAATTACAAAGACATCAAAAGGTATATCACTTGTTGTTGAATCATTTTTAAAAATGGTTGATGAGCTTGGAGTTTTTAAACCAAATAGCGTTATTCACTCTGATAATGGTTCAGAGTTTAAATCCTATACATATAAATTAATGCTGATGAATTTTGACTTAAATATAAGCATGTCTAGAGTTGGTAGATCAACTGATAATGGTTATATAGAAGGCTTTTGAAGCGTATTAAAAAGAGAAGCTATAATAGAGAATAAAAAATATAAATCAATTGAAGAATATGTATATAATTTTAATTTATACTCAAAATTTTATAATGAAAGGAGAATAAAGTTATAA
- the oppB gene encoding oligopeptide ABC transporter permease OppB produces the protein MKTNKNDVNHESKKKAIDELINNIENKVSSTKDKRAFLEYAKYIFLKFSNINKEFIKKTPLLTYSLKRIVYAFITLYITIAVVYVLMTTSIDDKSIMNDFNYAHPPVKPDSDDWNEWVKNKKIALGVYGPMFGQILNYWKNITFFIPKDISLPIKVSHLGIVWGEPERKWFWLGLISNSANGIINYPVFDAFKEAIPLSFTIGASAVALSYLFGVPIGIIAAKNKEKPIDSTISWLFLILISTPATILISIFWLIGIKYLDSAGRWEENDYTNFLAIIGVVLLIMPSIVIETRRYIIDEMTADYTRFAQSKGLSSTYIFYVHIFRNAGIRIVRLIPAALVLSLFGSSILVESFWSVPGMSKYILNGVSTSDLFVVLGYITMSAGIGVFASLSSDLIMVLMDPRIKLSSK, from the coding sequence ATGAAAACAAATAAAAATGATGTTAATCATGAAAGCAAAAAAAAAGCTATAGATGAATTAATTAACAACATTGAAAATAAAGTCTCAAGTACAAAAGATAAGAGAGCATTTCTTGAATATGCTAAATATATTTTTTTAAAGTTTTCAAATATTAATAAAGAATTCATTAAAAAAACACCATTGTTAACATATTCGCTTAAAAGAATTGTTTATGCATTTATAACTTTATACATAACAATCGCAGTTGTTTATGTATTAATGACAACATCAATTGATGATAAATCAATTATGAATGATTTCAACTATGCGCACCCGCCAGTAAAACCAGATAGTGATGATTGAAATGAATGAGTAAAAAATAAGAAGATAGCTTTAGGGGTTTATGGTCCGATGTTTGGCCAAATTTTAAACTATTGAAAAAATATTACATTTTTTATACCAAAGGACATCTCGCTTCCAATAAAAGTTAGTCACTTAGGAATTGTTTGAGGTGAGCCTGAAAGAAAATGATTTTGATTAGGATTGATATCTAATAGTGCCAATGGAATAATTAACTATCCAGTTTTCGATGCTTTCAAAGAAGCAATCCCATTATCATTTACAATCGGCGCTTCTGCAGTAGCGTTATCATATTTATTTGGTGTTCCTATTGGAATAATCGCTGCAAAAAACAAAGAAAAACCAATAGACAGTACCATAAGTTGATTGTTTTTAATATTGATTTCTACACCAGCTACAATACTAATTTCTATATTTTGATTAATAGGAATAAAATACTTAGACTCGGCTGGAAGATGAGAAGAAAATGATTATACAAACTTCTTAGCTATTATTGGTGTAGTACTTCTAATTATGCCAAGCATAGTTATAGAAACAAGAAGATATATAATTGATGAAATGACTGCAGACTACACTAGGTTTGCACAATCTAAAGGACTTAGTTCAACATATATTTTTTATGTTCATATATTTAGGAACGCAGGTATAAGAATCGTTAGATTAATACCAGCCGCACTAGTATTATCATTGTTCGGATCAAGTATATTAGTTGAAAGTTTCTGGTCAGTTCCAGGTATGAGTAAATATATATTAAATGGTGTTTCAACCAGTGACTTATTTGTGGTTCTAGGATACATAACTATGTCTGCCGGTATTGGTGTGTTTGCATCACTATCAAGTGACTTGATTATGGTGCTAATGGACCCAAGAATTAAATTAAGTTCGAAATAG
- the oppC gene encoding oligopeptide ABC transporter permease OppC: MKFKYIKQNFDISKIDESLFTYSNEKKDIKVESIDSKPYSYWKSVLKTVIKNKVFIIALIILIVFLAMVATIAKGAVPTPTDRPGIGPESPSSEHLFGLGLMGEDLWNKIWVGTRSTLLFTIIIAAVEISLGIILGLIWGYYSKLDILFIEAIRFITLIPSLILWLLIIFLYNGKSTIWVLVFAISITSWIGMATVIRVQTILVRNAEYNVASKIMGTRGPRIMVKNILPKILPIIIQTASFAIPNAIALDSLLSYYKFGFVKNITYEASLGSILNEIIVDTNWQLYPHLILIPVGFIGGISLLFFIVGKIFADSLDPKLHR; this comes from the coding sequence ATGAAATTTAAATATATAAAACAAAATTTTGATATAAGTAAAATTGATGAATCTTTATTTACTTATTCAAATGAAAAAAAAGATATTAAAGTTGAATCTATTGATTCAAAACCGTATAGTTACTGAAAGTCGGTTTTAAAAACAGTTATTAAAAACAAAGTTTTTATAATAGCACTAATAATCTTGATTGTGTTCTTGGCCATGGTTGCAACCATTGCTAAAGGAGCGGTGCCAACACCAACTGACAGACCGGGAATAGGGCCTGAAAGTCCAAGTTCAGAACATTTGTTTGGACTTGGTTTAATGGGTGAGGATTTATGAAATAAAATCTGAGTCGGAACAAGATCAACATTATTATTCACAATTATTATTGCTGCAGTTGAAATATCGTTAGGAATAATTTTAGGGCTAATATGAGGGTATTATTCAAAACTAGATATTTTATTTATAGAAGCTATTAGATTTATTACATTAATACCTTCGCTTATATTATGGTTGTTAATAATATTTTTGTATAATGGTAAATCAACTATTTGAGTGTTAGTGTTTGCGATATCAATAACAAGTTGGATTGGTATGGCAACTGTAATTAGGGTTCAAACTATTCTTGTCAGAAATGCAGAATATAACGTTGCTTCAAAAATAATGGGAACTAGAGGTCCTAGAATTATGGTAAAAAATATATTACCTAAAATACTTCCTATAATTATTCAAACAGCTTCATTTGCTATACCTAACGCAATTGCATTGGACTCATTGCTATCATATTACAAATTCGGTTTTGTTAAAAATATAACTTATGAAGCTTCTCTTGGTTCAATTCTAAATGAAATTATAGTTGATACTAACTGGCAGTTATATCCTCATTTAATATTGATTCCTGTAGGTTTCATAGGAGGAATTTCATTACTATTCTTTATAGTTGGGAAAATTTTTGCGGATTCATTAGATCCAAAATTACATAGATAA
- a CDS encoding oligopeptide/dipeptide ABC transporter ATP-binding protein, with the protein MERKILSINNIEVKFQVRQKFLTAIRNVSLDVYDQEILAIVGESGSGKSVITKTFTGMLEANGFISDGSIIYNPNPEVKSYFKEPVDLVDLQKNIIDKYTKKTFIKSFNKELKLTKKEIKRINKLNYESLEKIISSLKNKIQVLINKNNEFSSSNKLNFKITYLEKKLKEVNELKDLITNADEKSKYDLKKEELLFNIKLNKRKYKGLSFFNKYKIYSTKKFLQTFTEKYKNNKELNISEALFKKYKYDFISSIISKYKNKTFVEIQKLYIENNLNSFYSEIKNKLDSKDSLVQVNIELKKELINLFKNKKYKFINNKKIFSFLSYFATKEYNFDLEIKLEKIINGIFQKDIAWVNDFQEFLNNKSYKLFNIGIYQKFKSLKDIRNLRGKTIATIFQDPMTSLNPLLSVGFQITEVLRKKLKMSRKNAKKEAISLLEKVGIPNAKKRYKDIPGLYSGGMRQRVVIAIALAARPNILICDEPTTALDVTIQAQILDLIKDLQKEYKFTVIFITHDLGVVAKLADRVAVMYAGQIIEYGLTDEIFHDPKHPYTWALLSSLPQLGEKGKDLYSIKGSPPSLFKPIKGDAFSERSDYALEVDKKYEPPMFKVSETHFAKTWLLDKRAPSAKKPEVLNNLKSKIED; encoded by the coding sequence ATGGAAAGAAAAATACTATCTATAAATAATATTGAAGTAAAATTTCAAGTCAGGCAAAAATTCTTAACAGCAATAAGAAACGTTTCCTTGGATGTATATGATCAAGAGATACTTGCAATTGTTGGAGAATCTGGAAGTGGAAAATCAGTTATTACAAAAACCTTTACTGGAATGTTAGAAGCAAATGGTTTTATAAGCGATGGATCAATAATCTATAATCCAAATCCTGAAGTTAAAAGTTACTTTAAAGAACCTGTTGATTTAGTTGATCTACAAAAAAATATAATTGATAAATATACAAAAAAAACATTTATTAAAAGTTTTAATAAAGAATTAAAATTAACTAAAAAAGAAATAAAAAGAATAAATAAATTAAATTATGAAAGTTTAGAAAAAATAATTAGTAGCTTAAAAAATAAAATTCAAGTTTTAATTAATAAAAACAACGAATTTAGTTCTAGCAATAAATTAAATTTTAAAATAACTTATTTAGAAAAAAAACTAAAAGAAGTTAATGAGTTAAAAGATCTTATAACAAATGCTGATGAAAAAAGTAAATACGATTTAAAAAAAGAAGAGCTCCTATTCAACATAAAATTAAATAAAAGAAAATACAAAGGACTATCATTTTTTAATAAATATAAAATATATAGTACAAAAAAGTTTTTACAAACCTTTACAGAAAAATATAAAAATAATAAAGAATTAAATATTTCTGAAGCTTTATTTAAAAAATATAAGTATGATTTTATAAGTTCAATTATTTCTAAATATAAAAATAAAACTTTTGTAGAAATTCAAAAATTATATATAGAAAATAATTTAAATAGTTTTTACTCAGAAATTAAAAATAAATTAGATAGTAAAGATTCTTTAGTTCAAGTTAACATAGAATTAAAAAAAGAATTAATAAATTTATTTAAAAATAAAAAATATAAATTTATTAATAATAAAAAAATATTTAGTTTTCTATCTTACTTTGCAACAAAAGAATATAACTTTGATTTAGAAATAAAATTAGAAAAAATAATTAATGGCATATTTCAAAAAGATATAGCATGAGTAAATGATTTCCAAGAATTTTTAAACAACAAAAGTTATAAATTATTTAATATAGGAATATATCAAAAATTTAAATCATTAAAAGATATTAGAAATTTAAGAGGAAAAACAATAGCAACAATATTTCAAGATCCTATGACTTCGTTAAACCCTTTGTTATCAGTTGGTTTTCAAATCACTGAAGTTTTAAGAAAAAAATTAAAAATGTCAAGAAAGAATGCAAAAAAAGAAGCAATTTCATTATTAGAAAAAGTTGGAATACCTAATGCAAAAAAAAGATACAAAGATATTCCCGGACTATATTCTGGTGGTATGAGACAACGTGTTGTTATTGCAATTGCACTTGCCGCAAGACCTAATATTTTAATTTGTGACGAACCAACAACAGCATTGGATGTAACAATACAAGCGCAAATATTAGATTTAATAAAAGATTTACAAAAAGAATATAAATTCACAGTAATATTTATTACTCACGACTTAGGAGTTGTTGCAAAACTAGCAGATAGAGTAGCTGTCATGTATGCTGGACAAATTATTGAATATGGATTAACAGATGAAATATTCCATGATCCTAAACACCCATATACATGAGCACTTCTCTCTTCATTACCACAACTTGGTGAAAAAGGTAAAGATTTATATTCAATAAAAGGTTCACCACCGTCATTATTCAAACCTATAAAAGGAGATGCATTTTCAGAAAGAAGTGATTATGCTTTAGAAGTTGACAAAAAATATGAACCACCAATGTTTAAAGTTAGTGAGACTCATTTTGCAAAAACTTGACTATTAGATAAAAGAGCACCTAGTGCAAAAAAACCCGAGGTTTTAAATAACTTAAAAAGTAAAATTGAAGATTAA